One Fuerstiella marisgermanici DNA window includes the following coding sequences:
- a CDS encoding peptidylprolyl isomerase — MKHFLHHSFSLSVLTIGMLVLVGCDDGNNSASVPPVKNALDQMRALDEAAELAARSARGKSRVGQGAVAPAKDVPQEGTFEVEFDTTVGKFTVQVNREWAPRGAHRFYRLVKDGFYNEAGFFRVVPGFMVQFGIAGNPEQHAKWSANIVDDPVKKSNTRGYVTFAKTGAPNSRTSQIFINYDDNSRLDSDGFAPFGKVTKGMEVVDRINSVYSEQPDQMRLESEGNDYLQADFPGLDYVTEARIVVDDLAEETQADEGSSDDASDDTE, encoded by the coding sequence ATGAAACACTTTCTACACCATTCGTTCTCGTTGAGCGTGCTGACCATCGGTATGCTGGTACTCGTCGGATGCGACGACGGAAACAATTCGGCAAGCGTGCCGCCAGTCAAGAACGCTCTTGATCAAATGCGGGCATTGGACGAAGCCGCGGAGTTGGCGGCACGGTCAGCGAGAGGCAAATCACGAGTCGGCCAGGGGGCGGTCGCACCCGCGAAAGACGTTCCTCAGGAGGGAACTTTTGAAGTGGAGTTCGATACCACCGTCGGCAAATTTACGGTGCAGGTGAATCGCGAATGGGCACCGCGGGGAGCTCACCGGTTCTACCGACTGGTGAAGGACGGTTTCTATAACGAGGCGGGATTCTTTCGAGTTGTGCCGGGATTTATGGTGCAGTTTGGGATTGCTGGCAATCCAGAACAGCATGCAAAGTGGAGCGCCAATATCGTGGATGACCCGGTCAAGAAAAGCAACACGCGCGGATACGTGACATTCGCCAAGACGGGTGCCCCGAATTCGCGTACGTCGCAAATCTTCATCAACTACGATGATAACTCGAGGCTGGACAGCGACGGCTTTGCGCCGTTTGGCAAAGTCACGAAAGGCATGGAGGTCGTCGACCGGATCAACTCAGTGTACAGCGAACAACCGGATCAAATGCGGCTGGAATCCGAGGGCAACGATTACCTTCAAGCGGACTTTCCAGGGCTGGACTATGTGACGGAGGCTCGAATTGTCGTGGACGATCTGGCTGAAGAAACGCAGGCCGACGAAGGCAGTTCCGACGATGCCAGCGATGACACCGAATAG